A single genomic interval of Nitratidesulfovibrio sp. SRB-5 harbors:
- a CDS encoding LeuA family protein, which translates to MLLDTTLREGEQSFGTYLSMADRERVLRGLAAVGVPEVEVGWAGRDDLADMLALSARVAPALAAAAWCRCRPEDLRAAVACGARRVCVGVPVSDAHLARRLGIGRPALLDLLAATLAEARMLGIEHVTVGMEDASRADRAFVFAVARHAAAHGAHRVRLSDTVGLYTPLEVADVVRALRAELEGARQDGTAPRARRVSIGTHFHNDCGMATANALTALECGADCADVSVLGLGERAGVARLEELAAALVVRGRARFELAPLRELCGQVAQAASLSVPRHWPVAGRDIFAVESGLHAHGVRRDPSLFEPFPPELVGDSRRMGVGRKSGVGAVAAALAELSILPPPDELPAIVEAVRELSATLRRPLTPAELAEVAELGKHREPRRQPDITGHAPTAQAKARALPANGIPPQSGPESAQVVTGMPATDRAATGPHRHPDHTGAHRLGPVPMASGREA; encoded by the coding sequence ATGCTGCTCGACACCACCCTGCGCGAAGGAGAACAGTCCTTCGGCACCTATCTGTCCATGGCCGACCGCGAGCGCGTCCTGCGCGGCCTTGCCGCCGTGGGCGTGCCCGAGGTCGAGGTGGGCTGGGCCGGACGCGACGACCTTGCGGACATGCTGGCCCTGTCGGCCCGCGTGGCCCCCGCCCTTGCCGCCGCCGCATGGTGCCGCTGCCGCCCCGAAGACCTGCGTGCCGCCGTGGCCTGCGGTGCACGCCGGGTATGCGTGGGCGTGCCCGTTTCCGACGCGCATCTGGCCCGGCGGCTGGGCATCGGCAGGCCCGCCCTGCTGGACCTGCTGGCCGCCACCCTGGCCGAGGCGCGCATGCTGGGCATCGAACACGTCACCGTGGGCATGGAGGACGCCTCGCGCGCGGACCGGGCCTTCGTCTTCGCCGTGGCGCGCCACGCCGCCGCGCACGGGGCGCACCGGGTACGCCTGAGCGACACGGTGGGGCTGTACACCCCGCTGGAGGTGGCGGACGTGGTGCGCGCGCTGCGCGCGGAACTGGAAGGGGCCCGCCAGGACGGCACGGCCCCCCGTGCGCGCCGGGTATCCATTGGCACCCATTTCCACAACGACTGCGGCATGGCCACAGCCAACGCCCTCACCGCGCTGGAATGCGGGGCGGACTGCGCCGACGTTTCGGTTCTGGGGCTTGGCGAGCGGGCCGGGGTGGCCCGGCTTGAAGAACTGGCCGCCGCCCTTGTGGTGCGCGGCAGGGCCAGGTTCGAGTTGGCGCCCCTGCGCGAGCTGTGCGGCCAGGTGGCCCAGGCCGCCTCGCTGTCCGTGCCGCGCCACTGGCCCGTGGCCGGGCGTGACATCTTTGCCGTGGAAAGCGGACTGCACGCCCATGGCGTGCGGCGCGACCCCAGCCTGTTCGAACCATTCCCCCCGGAACTGGTGGGCGACAGCCGCCGCATGGGCGTGGGGCGCAAAAGCGGCGTAGGCGCCGTTGCCGCCGCGCTGGCCGAGCTTTCCATCCTGCCGCCACCGGACGAACTGCCCGCCATCGTCGAGGCGGTGCGCGAGCTTTCCGCCACCCTGCGCCGCCCGCTGACCCCGGCGGAGCTCGCGGAAGTGGCGGAGCTCGGAAAGCACCGCGAACCGCGCAGGCAGCCGGACATCACCGGCCACGCCCCCACGGCACAGGCAAAGGCCCGCGCCCTTCCCGCCAACGGGATTCCCCCGCAATCCGGCCCAGAGTCCGCCCAGGTTGTTACCGGCATGCCCGCAACAGATCGTGCGGCAACCGGCCCCCACCGACACCCCGACCACACCGGTGCGCATCGGCTCGGCCCCGTGCCGATGGCGTCCGGAAGGGAGGCATGA
- the nifH gene encoding nitrogenase iron protein, which yields MRKVAIYGKGGIGKSTTTQNTVAGLAEALGRKVMVVGCDPKADSTRLLLGGLAQKSVLDTLRDEGEDVELDDIRKPGYSTTLCVESGGPEPGVGCAGRGIITSINMLESLGAYEEDQKLDYVFYDVLGDVVCGGFAMPIRDGKAEEIYIVCSGEMMAMYAANNICKGIMKYAESGAVRLGGLICNSRNVDNEKEMIEELARKIGTQMIYFVPRDNQVQRAEIHRQTVIEFSPEHGQAQHYRNLAKAIDENQMFVVPKPLQIAELEKLLMDYGLFEA from the coding sequence ATGAGAAAGGTGGCCATCTACGGTAAGGGCGGCATCGGCAAGTCCACGACCACGCAGAACACCGTCGCGGGTCTCGCGGAAGCTCTGGGCCGCAAGGTCATGGTCGTCGGCTGCGACCCCAAGGCCGACTCCACCCGTCTGCTGCTGGGCGGCCTGGCCCAGAAGTCGGTGCTCGACACCCTGCGTGACGAGGGCGAGGACGTGGAACTCGATGATATCCGCAAGCCCGGCTACTCCACCACCCTCTGCGTGGAATCGGGCGGTCCCGAACCGGGCGTCGGCTGTGCGGGCCGCGGCATCATCACCTCCATCAACATGCTGGAATCCCTTGGCGCGTACGAAGAAGACCAGAAGCTGGACTACGTGTTCTACGACGTGCTCGGCGACGTTGTGTGCGGCGGCTTCGCCATGCCCATCCGCGACGGCAAGGCCGAGGAAATCTACATCGTGTGTTCCGGCGAGATGATGGCCATGTACGCGGCCAACAACATCTGCAAGGGCATCATGAAGTACGCCGAATCGGGCGCGGTGCGCCTTGGCGGCCTTATCTGCAACTCGCGCAACGTGGACAACGAAAAGGAAATGATCGAGGAGCTGGCCCGCAAGATCGGCACCCAGATGATCTACTTCGTCCCGCGCGACAACCAGGTGCAGCGCGCCGAAATCCACCGCCAGACCGTCATCGAGTTCTCGCCCGAGCACGGCCAGGCCCAGCACTACCGCAACCTGGCGAAAGCCATCGACGAAAACCAGATGTTCGTGGTGCCGAAGCCCCTCCAGATCGCGGAACTGGAAAAGCTGCTGATGGATTACGGCCTGTTCGAAGCTTAG
- a CDS encoding P-II family nitrogen regulator, whose protein sequence is MMIMVRAIVRPEKSDDVLAALMAAGFPAVTKMSVAGRGKQRGIKIGEITYDEIPKTLLISVVKASEKQFVIDTIMEAARTGAKGAFGDGKIFVTPVEEVYTISSGVKEPDIEEAAA, encoded by the coding sequence ATGATGATCATGGTTCGTGCCATCGTGAGACCCGAAAAATCCGACGACGTTCTGGCCGCCCTCATGGCCGCGGGCTTTCCGGCCGTGACCAAGATGTCCGTGGCCGGGCGCGGCAAGCAGCGCGGCATCAAGATCGGCGAAATCACCTACGACGAAATTCCCAAGACCCTGCTGATCAGCGTGGTGAAGGCCAGCGAAAAGCAGTTCGTCATCGACACCATCATGGAAGCGGCCCGCACGGGCGCCAAGGGCGCCTTCGGCGACGGCAAGATCTTCGTCACCCCGGTTGAAGAGGTCTACACCATCAGCTCCGGCGTGAAGGAACCCGACATCGAGGAGGCCGCGGCATGA
- a CDS encoding P-II family nitrogen regulator: protein MKEIMAVVRLNKMNQTKKALTEAGVNGFYAHEAFGRGKGLVSSDLLEGAKEGFEEAVELLGEKGRLYSKRVVTVVVPDDQVSDVVEALIKVNQTGKPGDGKIFVTAVPEAHRVRTAEHGDKAIL, encoded by the coding sequence ATGAAGGAGATCATGGCCGTAGTGCGCCTGAACAAGATGAACCAGACCAAGAAGGCTCTGACCGAGGCGGGCGTGAACGGCTTCTACGCCCACGAGGCCTTCGGCCGGGGCAAGGGGCTGGTCAGCAGCGACCTGCTGGAAGGCGCCAAGGAAGGGTTCGAAGAGGCCGTGGAACTGCTCGGTGAAAAGGGCAGGTTGTATTCCAAGCGCGTGGTCACCGTGGTGGTGCCCGACGACCAGGTCAGCGACGTGGTCGAGGCCCTGATCAAGGTGAACCAGACGGGCAAGCCCGGCGACGGCAAGATCTTCGTCACCGCCGTTCCGGAAGCCCACCGTGTGAGAACCGCCGAGCACGGCGACAAGGCCATACTCTAG
- the nifD gene encoding nitrogenase molybdenum-iron protein alpha chain: MALKHKSIPDVATVKEELLKKYPTKVARKRAKQIVINDVKDGDVVPEVQANVRTTPGIITMRGCTYAGCKGVILGPTRDIVNITHGPIGCGFYSWLTRRNQTKAPLESSENFMPYAFSTDMQDEDIIFGGEKKLIAAIQEAYDTFHPKAIAIFATCPVGLIGDDIHAVARKMKEKLGINIFAFSCEGYKGVSQSAGHHIANNQIFTHVVGEDDTPKLGEYKINMLGEYNIGGDAFELERVLEKCGITLVSTFSGNSTYEHFATAHQADLNAVMCHRSINYVAEMMETKYGIPWIKVNFIGAESSAKSLRKIAQYFGDKKLIDRVEEVIAEEMPAVHAALEDVKPFTEGKTAMLFVGGSRAHHYQDLFTEMGMKTIAAGYEFAHRDDYEGRKVMPTIKVDADSRNIEEIEVAPDSTRFVPRKSDEDLKRLAEEGFTFKDYEGMMPQMESNTLVIDDLNQYEADKLIELLKPDVFCAGIKEKFSVQKMGVPMKQLHSYDYGGPYAGFKGAVNFYTEIKRLVTSKVWSDLKAPWEENPELSATYVWE; the protein is encoded by the coding sequence ATGGCACTGAAGCACAAGAGCATCCCCGACGTCGCGACCGTCAAGGAAGAGCTGCTCAAGAAGTATCCCACCAAGGTCGCCCGCAAGCGCGCCAAGCAGATCGTCATCAACGACGTGAAGGACGGCGACGTGGTGCCCGAGGTACAGGCCAACGTGCGCACCACGCCCGGCATCATCACCATGCGCGGCTGCACCTACGCGGGGTGCAAGGGCGTTATCCTTGGCCCCACCCGCGACATCGTGAACATCACCCACGGGCCCATCGGCTGCGGGTTCTATTCGTGGCTCACCCGCCGCAACCAGACCAAGGCGCCGCTGGAATCGTCCGAAAACTTCATGCCCTACGCCTTCTCCACGGACATGCAGGACGAGGACATCATCTTCGGTGGTGAAAAGAAGCTGATCGCGGCCATCCAGGAGGCCTACGACACCTTCCACCCCAAGGCCATCGCCATTTTCGCCACCTGTCCCGTTGGCCTCATCGGCGACGACATCCACGCCGTGGCCCGCAAGATGAAGGAGAAGCTCGGCATCAACATCTTCGCCTTCAGCTGCGAAGGGTACAAGGGCGTCTCGCAGTCCGCGGGGCACCACATCGCCAACAACCAGATATTCACCCACGTGGTGGGCGAGGACGATACCCCCAAGCTTGGCGAATACAAGATCAACATGCTGGGCGAGTACAACATCGGCGGTGATGCCTTTGAACTGGAACGCGTGCTGGAAAAGTGCGGCATCACCCTGGTGTCCACCTTCAGCGGCAACTCCACCTACGAGCATTTCGCCACCGCCCACCAGGCCGACCTGAACGCCGTCATGTGCCACCGTTCCATCAACTACGTGGCCGAAATGATGGAGACCAAGTACGGCATCCCGTGGATCAAGGTGAACTTCATCGGCGCCGAATCCTCTGCCAAGTCGCTGCGCAAGATCGCCCAGTACTTTGGCGACAAGAAGCTGATCGACCGGGTGGAAGAAGTCATCGCCGAAGAAATGCCCGCCGTGCATGCGGCCCTGGAAGACGTGAAGCCCTTCACCGAAGGCAAGACGGCCATGCTGTTCGTGGGCGGCTCGCGCGCCCACCACTACCAGGACCTGTTCACCGAAATGGGCATGAAGACCATCGCCGCCGGGTACGAATTCGCCCACCGCGACGACTACGAAGGCCGCAAGGTCATGCCCACCATCAAGGTGGATGCCGACAGCCGCAACATCGAGGAAATCGAGGTCGCGCCCGATTCCACCCGCTTTGTCCCGCGCAAGTCCGACGAAGACCTGAAGCGCCTCGCCGAGGAAGGCTTCACCTTCAAGGATTACGAAGGGATGATGCCCCAGATGGAGTCCAACACCCTCGTCATCGACGACCTGAACCAGTACGAGGCCGACAAGCTGATCGAACTCCTGAAGCCCGACGTGTTCTGCGCGGGCATCAAGGAAAAGTTCTCGGTGCAGAAGATGGGCGTGCCCATGAAGCAGCTGCACAGCTACGACTACGGCGGACCCTATGCGGGCTTCAAGGGCGCGGTGAACTTCTACACGGAAATCAAGCGCCTGGTCACCAGCAAGGTCTGGAGCGACCTCAAGGCCCCCTGGGAAGAAAACCCCGAGCTCTCGGCAACCTACGTCTGGGAATAA
- the nifK gene encoding nitrogenase molybdenum-iron protein subunit beta, translating into MLLRHTPTEIKERSALNINPAKTCQPIGAMYAGLGIKGCLPHSHGSQGCCAYHRSTLTRHYKEPVSAATSSFTEGASVFGGQANLLQAIENIFSVYEPEIIAVHTTCLSETIGDDLNQIVDKAVKEGKVPAGKQVIFASTPSYVGSHVTGFSNMVKGMVKCLAVASGKKNGKVNIIPGWVEPADMEEIKRIAGMIGVSFTMFPDTSGVLNGPLTGEYHMFPDAGTPAEDIRAAGDAIGTLALGEWCSADAARTLDAQCKVPCRVLDLPIGLKATDRFIDALRTVAGTSVPDTVNFERGQLIDVISDYHQYFFGKKVALVGDPDQLIALTEFLLTLDMQPVHVVTGTPGKKFEARIRELCAGKGFDVNVRAAGDMFLLHQWIKNEPVDLIMGNTYCKYIARDEDIPHVRFGFPIMDRVGHQYFPVTGYKGGIRLMEKILGVLLDRADRDAPEEKFELVY; encoded by the coding sequence ATGCTGCTCAGACATACCCCGACGGAAATCAAGGAGCGCTCGGCGCTCAACATCAACCCGGCCAAGACCTGCCAGCCCATCGGCGCCATGTACGCGGGCCTGGGCATCAAGGGCTGCCTGCCGCACAGCCACGGCTCGCAGGGCTGCTGCGCCTACCACCGCAGCACCCTGACCCGCCACTACAAGGAACCCGTGTCGGCGGCCACCAGCTCGTTCACCGAAGGCGCGTCCGTGTTCGGCGGCCAGGCCAACCTGTTGCAGGCCATCGAGAACATCTTCTCGGTGTACGAACCGGAAATCATCGCGGTGCACACCACCTGCCTGTCCGAAACCATTGGCGACGACCTGAACCAGATCGTCGACAAGGCGGTGAAGGAAGGCAAGGTGCCCGCGGGCAAGCAGGTGATCTTTGCCTCCACGCCCAGCTACGTGGGTTCGCACGTCACCGGCTTCTCCAACATGGTCAAGGGCATGGTGAAGTGCCTGGCCGTTGCTTCCGGCAAGAAGAACGGCAAGGTCAACATCATCCCCGGCTGGGTGGAACCTGCGGACATGGAGGAGATCAAGCGCATCGCCGGCATGATCGGCGTGTCCTTCACCATGTTCCCCGACACCTCTGGCGTGCTCAACGGCCCGCTGACCGGCGAGTACCACATGTTCCCCGATGCGGGCACCCCGGCAGAGGACATCCGCGCCGCGGGCGATGCCATCGGCACCCTGGCCCTTGGCGAATGGTGTTCCGCCGATGCGGCCCGCACCCTGGATGCGCAGTGCAAGGTGCCCTGCCGGGTGCTGGACCTGCCCATCGGCCTGAAGGCCACCGACCGCTTCATCGACGCCCTGCGCACCGTGGCAGGCACCTCGGTGCCCGACACCGTGAACTTCGAACGCGGCCAGCTCATCGACGTCATTTCCGACTACCACCAGTACTTCTTCGGCAAGAAGGTGGCTCTGGTGGGCGACCCGGACCAGCTCATCGCGCTGACCGAGTTCCTGCTGACGCTCGACATGCAGCCCGTCCACGTGGTTACCGGCACGCCGGGCAAGAAGTTCGAGGCGCGCATCAGGGAACTGTGCGCGGGCAAGGGCTTTGACGTCAACGTGCGCGCCGCGGGCGACATGTTCCTGCTCCACCAGTGGATCAAGAACGAGCCCGTCGATCTCATCATGGGCAACACCTACTGCAAGTACATCGCCCGTGACGAGGACATTCCCCACGTGCGCTTCGGCTTCCCCATCATGGACCGGGTGGGCCACCAGTACTTCCCGGTGACGGGGTACAAGGGCGGCATCCGGCTGATGGAAAAGATCCTGGGCGTCCTGCTCGACCGTGCCGACCGGGATGCGCCGGAAGAGAAGTTCGAACTCGTCTACTAG
- a CDS encoding radical SAM protein, giving the protein MSGAPHCMHTNGRPGGWLLLPVAPRSNARSRHGDPGVSTPCACGTQPASPAMLPHEALEHLRTVMESGAVVNTVGVAGPGDPFAVPHRTLETLHLVRAAYPHITLCVTTNGLGVASHVAALTELGVGHVTLLMDAVDPELVDTLYAWIRPGTRTLRPGEGAALLVDEQAVALAALVRAGIEVTVCVTVYPGINDAHVGDIAAAAKVLGASGIYVLPFVPADAAAGPVPAADAATMDAARNAAAAFLPVLDASARDGLPVARRTGMGCGEPVAVTAGSGLPLPGGNRPYVAVASSDGFEVDEHLGHARQFLVYGPKDGPQTGSMASSMTGPVELLGVRPAPPAGSGDARWEALAAVLSDCAYLLVSSAGQRPVECLAGKGLRVIQTEDNIEGLVDVLYGGGKKGKNRGKGRTV; this is encoded by the coding sequence ATGAGCGGCGCACCCCACTGTATGCACACGAACGGACGTCCCGGCGGCTGGCTGCTGCTGCCCGTGGCGCCGCGTTCCAACGCCCGCAGCCGCCATGGCGATCCGGGCGTGAGCACCCCGTGCGCCTGCGGAACGCAGCCCGCATCCCCAGCCATGCTGCCGCACGAAGCGCTGGAACACCTGCGCACGGTCATGGAATCGGGCGCGGTGGTGAACACGGTGGGCGTTGCCGGCCCCGGCGACCCGTTTGCCGTGCCCCACCGCACTCTGGAAACCCTGCATCTGGTGCGCGCCGCCTACCCGCACATCACCCTGTGCGTGACCACCAACGGCCTTGGCGTGGCCAGCCATGTCGCCGCCCTGACCGAGCTTGGCGTTGGCCACGTCACCCTGCTCATGGACGCCGTGGACCCGGAACTGGTGGACACCCTGTATGCGTGGATACGCCCCGGCACCCGCACCCTGCGGCCCGGCGAAGGCGCCGCGCTGCTCGTGGACGAGCAGGCCGTGGCCCTTGCCGCGCTGGTCAGGGCGGGCATCGAGGTGACGGTGTGCGTCACCGTGTACCCCGGCATCAACGACGCCCACGTGGGCGACATTGCCGCCGCCGCCAAGGTGCTGGGCGCCTCGGGCATCTACGTGCTGCCCTTCGTGCCTGCCGACGCCGCCGCAGGCCCCGTGCCCGCCGCCGACGCGGCCACCATGGACGCCGCCCGCAACGCGGCAGCCGCCTTTCTGCCCGTGCTCGACGCCTCTGCCCGCGACGGCCTGCCCGTCGCGCGGCGCACCGGCATGGGATGCGGCGAACCCGTGGCCGTCACCGCCGGTTCCGGCCTGCCGCTGCCCGGCGGCAACCGCCCGTATGTGGCCGTGGCCAGCAGCGACGGCTTTGAAGTGGACGAACACCTTGGCCACGCCCGCCAGTTTCTGGTGTACGGGCCAAAGGATGGTCCCCAGACCGGTTCCATGGCCAGTTCCATGACCGGTCCGGTGGAGCTTCTGGGCGTGCGCCCGGCACCGCCCGCCGGTTCCGGCGACGCCCGGTGGGAGGCGCTGGCCGCCGTCCTGTCCGACTGCGCCTACCTGCTGGTGTCCAGCGCGGGCCAGCGGCCCGTGGAATGCCTGGCGGGCAAGGGGCTGCGCGTCATCCAGACCGAAGACAACATCGAAGGCCTCGTGGACGTGCTCTACGGGGGTGGCAAGAAAGGCAAGAACCGCGGCAAGGGCCGCACAGTCTAG
- a CDS encoding (2Fe-2S) ferredoxin domain-containing protein, translating to MPKPTHQILVCQSFRHKGEPKGVCFKQTDGFLQYLEEEILDRGLDILVTATGCLKACEEGPVLVVQPQNWWFKGVDSHDAIDAILDGIEDGEPNADYLMY from the coding sequence ATGCCCAAGCCGACGCATCAGATTCTCGTGTGCCAGAGCTTCCGTCACAAGGGCGAACCCAAGGGCGTCTGTTTCAAGCAGACCGACGGGTTCCTGCAGTACCTCGAAGAGGAAATCCTTGATCGCGGGCTGGACATCCTGGTCACCGCCACCGGGTGTCTGAAGGCCTGCGAGGAAGGCCCCGTCCTCGTGGTGCAGCCGCAGAACTGGTGGTTCAAGGGCGTGGACAGCCACGACGCCATCGATGCCATCCTCGACGGCATCGAAGACGGCGAACCCAATGCCGACTACCTGATGTACTGA
- the nifE gene encoding nitrogenase iron-molybdenum cofactor biosynthesis protein NifE, whose amino-acid sequence MTTATAPNVTATAECRDADLLDERKKQVHRAGQGPIDMACNRESLAGAVSQRACVFCGSRVVLYPIADALHLVHGPIGCAAYTWDIRGALSSGPELHRLSFSTDLQEKDVIFGGEKKLAAALDELIDLHNPKAAFVYSTCIVGLIGDDLGAVCRKMSENKGIPVIPVQSEGFKGNKREGYLAACKAMFRLVGTAPTDDVSPLSVNILGDFNLAGEIWIVRGYLARMGIQVVANITGDGRVDDIRRCHGAALNLVQCSGSTMDLAKMMKEKYGTPHLRVSYLGIEDMADSLYAVAEHFESVDPGIVERTRDLVREELAALMPRLRDIRRDLSGKRAAIYVGGSFKAFSLIKAFRHIGMNVVLVGSQTGTQEEYRELETVCDPGTVIIDDANPLELSHYVRELDVDVFVGGVKERPIAHKLGVGFCDHNHERKIALAGFEGMYNFAREVHASVMSPVWRFVPRRARRAATPAGADA is encoded by the coding sequence ATGACCACCGCAACCGCACCCAACGTTACCGCCACGGCAGAATGCCGCGACGCGGATCTTCTGGACGAACGGAAGAAGCAGGTGCACCGCGCCGGGCAGGGTCCCATCGACATGGCCTGCAACCGCGAGAGCCTCGCGGGGGCCGTCAGCCAGCGCGCCTGCGTGTTCTGCGGCTCGCGCGTGGTGCTGTACCCCATCGCCGACGCGCTGCACCTGGTGCACGGCCCCATCGGCTGCGCCGCCTACACCTGGGACATCCGGGGGGCGCTTTCGTCCGGGCCGGAACTGCACCGCCTGAGCTTTTCCACAGACCTGCAGGAAAAGGACGTCATCTTCGGCGGCGAAAAGAAGCTGGCCGCCGCGCTGGACGAACTGATCGACCTGCACAATCCCAAGGCCGCCTTTGTCTACTCCACCTGCATCGTGGGCCTGATCGGCGACGATCTGGGCGCGGTGTGCCGCAAGATGTCCGAGAACAAGGGCATCCCGGTCATTCCCGTGCAGTCGGAAGGCTTCAAGGGCAACAAGCGCGAAGGCTACCTTGCCGCGTGCAAGGCCATGTTCCGGCTGGTGGGCACCGCGCCCACGGACGACGTTTCGCCCCTTTCCGTGAACATCCTCGGCGACTTCAACCTGGCGGGCGAAATCTGGATCGTGCGCGGCTACCTTGCGCGCATGGGCATTCAGGTGGTGGCCAACATCACCGGCGATGGCCGGGTGGACGACATCCGCCGCTGCCACGGCGCGGCCCTGAACCTGGTGCAGTGCAGCGGCTCCACCATGGATCTGGCCAAGATGATGAAGGAAAAATACGGCACCCCGCACCTGCGCGTGTCGTACCTGGGCATCGAGGACATGGCCGATTCGCTGTATGCCGTGGCCGAACATTTCGAATCCGTGGACCCCGGCATCGTGGAACGCACCCGCGACCTGGTGCGCGAGGAACTGGCCGCCCTCATGCCGCGCCTGCGCGACATCCGGCGCGACCTTTCCGGCAAGCGCGCCGCCATCTACGTGGGCGGTTCGTTCAAGGCGTTCTCGCTGATCAAGGCCTTCCGGCACATCGGCATGAACGTGGTGCTGGTGGGCTCGCAGACCGGCACGCAGGAAGAATACCGGGAACTGGAAACCGTGTGCGACCCCGGCACCGTCATCATCGACGACGCCAACCCGCTGGAGCTTTCGCACTACGTGCGCGAACTGGACGTGGACGTGTTCGTGGGCGGCGTGAAGGAACGCCCCATCGCCCACAAGCTGGGCGTGGGCTTCTGCGACCACAACCACGAGCGCAAGATCGCGCTGGCCGGTTTCGAGGGCATGTACAACTTCGCCCGCGAGGTGCACGCCTCGGTCATGAGTCCCGTCTGGCGGTTCGTGCCCCGCCGGGCCAGGCGCGCCGCCACTCCCGCTGGCGCGGATGCATAG
- a CDS encoding nitrogenase component 1: protein MTLDFVEPEGTCASGDAVSCDCGSDCGGSCSESAPRGCADDCADGCGCSGTPEAGADDRCLAPVALKAAPSGAVPGTAATSGGKPGKAPRPKRPDFVSTTNACKLCTPLGAMLAFRGVEGAVPFLHGSQGCATYMRRYVISHYREPMDIASSSLGEKQAVYGGGPNLKKGILNVMKKYDPVLVGVATTCLTETIGDDVGGYLREFRNEFGDLDLPEIVHVHTPSYNGTHMEGWNAAVRALVDQLAKEKVEPHGKVALLPGFVSPADLRHLRDLVADFGSDAVILPDLSDPLDGPALEDYTPLPEGGTPLADIRALSGAAAVIECGRSLAMTPTGSSGSFGSAGPATAGRVLHERFGLPLHAVGLPIGLRETDALVAALEAITGKPLPRRHELERGRFVDALVDGHKYVSGKRAVVYGEADLVIGLVSLLTEIGVHTVLAATGTRGAHLAESVAAVTEGMLPAMPTVIEGADFEEIADTAEGLSPDLLVGNSKGYRYARQWNIPLVRAGFPIHDRFGGHRLLHVGYVGAQALMDRIVNAVIEKTQSDSPVGYCYL, encoded by the coding sequence ATGACGCTTGATTTCGTTGAACCCGAAGGCACTTGTGCCAGTGGCGATGCCGTGTCCTGTGACTGTGGCAGTGACTGCGGTGGAAGCTGTAGCGAATCCGCCCCGCGCGGCTGTGCTGACGACTGCGCAGACGGCTGCGGCTGTTCCGGAACCCCGGAAGCCGGTGCGGACGACCGCTGCCTGGCCCCGGTTGCGCTGAAGGCCGCGCCGTCAGGAGCGGTTCCGGGAACGGCGGCCACCAGCGGCGGCAAACCCGGCAAGGCCCCGCGCCCCAAGCGCCCCGACTTCGTTTCCACCACCAACGCCTGCAAGCTGTGCACGCCGCTGGGGGCCATGCTGGCCTTCCGGGGCGTGGAAGGCGCCGTGCCCTTCCTGCACGGTTCGCAGGGCTGCGCCACCTACATGCGGCGCTACGTCATCAGCCACTACCGCGAGCCCATGGACATCGCCTCGTCCTCGCTGGGCGAAAAGCAGGCCGTGTACGGCGGGGGGCCCAACCTGAAGAAGGGCATCCTCAACGTCATGAAGAAGTACGACCCCGTGCTGGTGGGCGTTGCCACCACCTGCCTCACCGAGACCATCGGCGACGACGTGGGCGGCTACCTGCGCGAATTCCGCAACGAATTCGGCGACCTCGACCTGCCGGAAATCGTCCACGTGCACACGCCCAGCTACAACGGCACGCACATGGAAGGCTGGAACGCCGCCGTGCGCGCCCTGGTGGACCAACTGGCGAAGGAGAAGGTAGAACCCCACGGCAAGGTGGCCCTGCTGCCCGGCTTCGTTTCCCCGGCGGACCTGCGCCACCTGCGTGACCTTGTCGCCGATTTCGGCTCCGACGCGGTGATCCTGCCCGACCTGTCCGACCCGCTGGATGGTCCGGCGCTGGAAGACTACACCCCGCTGCCCGAGGGTGGCACCCCGCTGGCCGACATCCGCGCCCTGTCCGGCGCGGCGGCGGTCATCGAATGCGGCCGCTCGCTGGCCATGACCCCCACCGGTTCATCCGGCTCATTCGGCTCCGCTGGCCCGGCCACGGCGGGGCGGGTGCTGCACGAACGCTTCGGCCTGCCGCTGCACGCCGTGGGCCTGCCCATCGGCCTGCGTGAAACCGACGCCCTTGTCGCCGCGCTGGAGGCCATTACCGGCAAGCCCCTGCCCCGCAGGCACGAACTGGAGCGCGGGCGGTTCGTCGATGCCCTGGTGGACGGCCACAAGTACGTGTCCGGCAAGCGCGCCGTGGTCTACGGCGAGGCTGATCTGGTCATCGGCCTTGTCTCCCTGCTGACCGAGATCGGCGTGCACACCGTGCTGGCCGCCACCGGCACGCGCGGGGCGCATCTGGCCGAATCCGTCGCCGCCGTCACCGAAGGCATGCTGCCCGCAATGCCCACGGTCATCGAGGGCGCGGACTTCGAGGAAATCGCCGACACGGCGGAAGGACTTTCGCCCGATCTCTTGGTGGGCAACAGCAAGGGCTACCGCTACGCCCGGCAGTGGAACATCCCCCTCGTGCGGGCGGGCTTTCCCATCCACGACCGCTTCGGCGGCCACCGCCTGCTGCACGTGGGCTACGTCGGTGCCCAGGCCCTCATGGACCGCATCGTCAACGCCGTCATCGAGAAGACCCAGAGTGATAGCCCTGTAGGATATTGCTATCTTTAG